In Brachybacterium fresconis, the genomic stretch GCGATGCTCGCCGCCGGGGTCTGCCTGTCGCTCATCGCCCAGATCGCGGAGCAGATCGACTATCTGCGGTTCATGCCGCCGCGTACCGAGAAGAACCGGCGCACGTGGTGGGCGGCCACCATCCTGGGCGGCCCGGGCTGGGTTCTCTTCGGGGCGACCAAGCAGATCCTCGGCATGTTCCTGGCGGTCTACCTGGTCTCCACCGTGCCCGGTGCGCGGGCGGTCGCCAATGAGCCCGTGCAGCAGTTCCTGGTCACCTTCCAGCAGCTGATGCCCGCCTGGCTGGCACTGGTCCTCGCCGTCGTGCTCGTGGTCATCTCGCAGGTGAAGATCAACGTCACCAATGCCTATTCGGGCTCGCTGGCCTGGACCAACGCCTTCACCCGGGTCACCCGCCGTTATCCGGGACGGCTCGTGTTCCTCGCCGTGAACCTGAGCATCTCCCTGGTGCTCATGGAGGCGAACATGTTCGACGTGCTCAACGGGATCCTGAGCTTCTACGCGAATCTCGCCATGTCGTGGATCTGCGTGGTCGCCGCGGACATCGCGATCAACAAGCATCTGCTGAAGCTGTCCCCCAAGCGGCCCGAGTTCCGCCGCGGCATGCTCTACGACTGGAACCCGGTGGGCATCGTCTCGATGGGGCTCTCCGGCGGGATCTCCATCGCCATCTACTTCGGCGCCTTCGGAGCGGCGGCCCAGCCCTTCTCCCCGCTGTTCGCCGTCGGCATCGCCCTGGTGGCGACCCCGCTGATGGCGGTCATCACCCAGGGCCGCTACTACCTGCGTCGCACCGATGACGGCATCGACCTGCCGATGTACGACGAGGACGGCAACCCCTCGAGCAAGACGCTGCGCTGCTGCGTGACCGGCATGGACTTCGAACGACCGGACATGATCGCTTCCGCGAAGCCCGGCCCGGACGGGGAGAAGCAGTACCTCAGCTCCTTGGCCCTGGCGACCGACCGCACGGGCGAGCACGTCCTGCCGAAGGAGTGAGCGGTGCGTTTCACCCCTGGCGACACCGAGAAGCTGATGCTGTCCGTGGCGGGGATGGTCGCTCGCGATCGCCTCGAGCGCGGGGTGCGGCTGAACCACCCCGAGGCGGTGGCGCTGCTGTCCACCTGGGTGATCGAGCGCGCTCGCGACGGCCGCACCGTCGAGGACCTCATGGAGGTCGGCCGCGAGGTGCTCAGCCGTGAGCAGGTGCTGCCGGACGTCCCCGCACTGCTGACCGACGTGCAGGTCGAGGCCACCTTCCCGGACGGTTGCAAGCTCGTCACCCTGCACCACCCGATCGACTGAGAGGACACCTGGACATGGGAGAGAGCGAGAGTCCGGGGCCCGGCGCGATCCGGGCCCGCCCCGGGGAGCGGGTGCTGAACGTGCGCGATCGGGAGGAGGACCGCCTGGTGGTGGTCCTCGAGAACACCGGTGACCGGCCGATCCAGATCGGCTCCCACATCCACCTGCCCGACGTGAACACCTCTCTCGCCTTCGACCGCGAGGCCGCCAGGGGTTTCCGCCTCGACATCCCCTCAGGGACGTCGCTGCGATTCGAGCCGGGCGCCTCGCGCGAGCTGCCGCTGGTGCGGCTCGGCGGCACCGGCCGCGTGCCCGGTCTCCAGGTGCGCCGCTGATGGCGCGAATCAGCTCCGCGCGCTACGCCGCGCTCTACGGACCCACCACCGGCGACCAGCTCCGCCTCGGCGACACCGATCTGTGGATCGAGGTCGAGGAGGATCGCACCTTCGGCGGGGAGGAGGCGGTCTTCGGCGGCGGCAAGTCGATCCGCGAGTCCATGGGCCAGGGCACGACGACCCGCGCCGAGGGAGCCCCGGACACCGTGATCACCAATGCGATCATCCTGGACTGGTGGGGTGTGGTGCGCGCCGACGTCGGCCTGCGCGACGGGCGCATCGTCGCGCTCGGCAAAGCGGGCAATCCCGATGTCTCCGACGGGATCCACCCCGCGCTGCAGATCGGACCGTCGACCGACGTGATCGCGGGGGAGGGGAAGATTCTCACCGCAGGGGCCTTCGACACCCACGTCCACCTGCTCTCGCCCTCCCAGATCCATGAGGCCCTCGCCGCCGGCACCACGACCATCGGCGGCGGCGGCACAGGGCCCTCGGAGGGCAGTCGGGCCACGACGGTCACCCCCGGCGCCTGGCACCTCGGGGCGATGCACCGCGCACTGGACCAGCTGCCGGTGAACGTGCTGCTGCTGGGCAAGGGCAACACGGTCTCCGCCGAGGGGCTCGCCGAGCAGGCGCTCGCCGGCGCCGCCGGGTACAAGGTGCACGAGGACTGGGGTGCGACGCCTGCGGCGATCGACGCCTCGCTGCGCGCGGCCGACGAGCACGGACTGCAGGTCGCCCTGCACTCGGACTCGCTGAACGAGTCCGGATTCGTCGAGTCCACGATCGCCGCGATCGGCGGGCGCACGATCCACGCCTTCCACGTCGAGGGCGCCGGCGGCGGCCACGCCCCGGACATCCTGGAGATCGCCTCGCTGCCGCATGTGCTGCCCGGCTCCACGAACCCCACGCTCCCGCACACCGTGAACACCGTCGCCGAGCACCTGGACATGCTCATGGTCTGCCATCACCTCAAGGCGTCCGTCCCCGAGGACCTCGCCTTCGCGGAGTCCCGGATCCGGGCCTCGACGATCGCCGCGGAGGACCTCCTGCACGACATGGGCGCCCTGTCGATGACGTCCTCGGACGCTCAGGCGATGGGAAGGATCGGTGAGGTCGTCACCCGCACCTGGCAGGTCGCGCACGTCATGAAGGGGCGCGTCGGCCCCCTCGGGGACACCCTCCCGGCGGACAACGAACGCGCCCGCCGCTACGTCGCGAAGTACACGATCAACCCGGCGATCGCTCACGGCGTGGACGCCCACATCGGCTCCGTCGAGGTGGGCAAGATGGCCGACCTGGTGCTGTGGGACCCGCGCTTCTTCGGGGTGCGACCCTCCCTCGTGCTCAAGGGCGGTGCCATGGCGTGGGCGGCGCTCGGGGACCCTGGCGCGTCGATCCCCACCCCGCAGCCAGTGCTCATGCGACCGGCTTTCGGTGACGCGATCGGCGCCCACCTCGCGGTCTCCTTCGTCGCCCCCTCCGCGGTCGAGGACGGCCTGCGGGAGTCGCTCGGCCTCGCGCGGGAGCTGGTCCCCGTCGCCCCGACGCGCGAGGTCACCAAGGCGGACATGCGCAACAACGACCTGCTGCCCAGGATCGACATCCGACCCGACACCTTCGAGATCCGGATCGACGGGGAGCTGGTCGAGCCCTCTCCCGCGAGCAGCCTGCCTCTCGCCCAGCTCTACCAGATGTTCTGATCCTGATGCCGAACCCTCTGCCCGCCGCTGCGACGGCGCCGGCTGTCGCCTCCGCGACGATCGCGATGCTGCTGGCGGATTCGCGGCTACCCGCCGGCGCGCACGTCAGCTCCAACTCCCTGGAGGCGGCGCTGCGCGATGGCCTCGCGCCGTCGGACGTCGGGGACTACCTGGCCACCCGGATGCGCACCGTCGTCCCGGTCGAGGCCGGGACTGCTGTCCTGGCGCGCCGGATCCGCTTCGGAACGGTCGGCGTCGACGAGCTGGCGGCCCTGGAACGACTGCGTGCCGAGTGGGCCGCCCGCACCCCGAGCCGTGCCCAGCGCGAGGTCGCCGAGGCGCTCGGGGACGGTCTGCGGCGCCTGGCCGACGTGCTATGGCCCGGTGCCGTCCCGCCGCCATCGCGCCGCGAGACTCCCTGGCCCCGGCCGCTCGTGCTGGGCCTGGTCGCGGTGGCAGCGGGCCTCGACGGCGAGGACCTCGTGCGTCTGGTCGCCTATGACGACGCCCAGACCGTCGCCGCTGCCCTGCTCAAGCTCGAACCGGGGGACCCGCGCACCGCTGCCTCCCTCGTGCTCGCCGCCTGCGCACTCCTGGAACCCCGCGTGGCGGAACTCGCCGCGCTCGAGGACCCGGCGCGCATCCCGTGCTCCGGGGCACCCCTGACCGAGGGCTGGGCCGAAGCCCAGTCCACCCTGCCGAGGAGGCTCTTCCGTGCCTGAGAACTCCCATCGATCCCCGCAGCGCTCGCTGCGTCTGGGCGTCGCCGGCCCCGTGGGGACCGGCAAGAGCTCGCTCATCGCGACCATCTGCCGCGCCCTGGCCGATGAGATCCGCATCGGAGTGATCACCAACGACATCTACACCGACGAGGACGCGCGCTTCCTCCGTGCCGCCGGGGTGCTGGACCCCGAGCGGATCCGGGCTGTCGAGACCGGGGCTTGCCCGCACACCGCGATCCGCGATGACGTCACAGCCAACCTCGCCGCCGTCGAGGAGCTCGAGCTGGACTTCGACCCGCTGGACCTCGTGCTCGTCGAGTCCGGAGGAGACAACCTCACCGCGACCTTCTCCCCGGCGCTCGTCGATGCGCAGATCTTTGTGCTCGATGTCGCCGGGGGAGGTGACGTGGCGCGCAAGGGCGGCCCCGGCATCGGCCGTGCGGACCTGCTGGTGGTCAACAAGGTCGACCTCGCTCCTCACGTCGGGGTCGACGTCGAGCTGATGCTCGCCGACGCGACCGAGGCGCGCGAGGGAGGTCCGGTGCTGGGGGTCTCCCGGCATCGCGAGGACACCGTCACGCTGCTGCGGGGCTGGGTGCTCGAGCTCCTGGCCGCGCACACCGCCGGAACGCATGCTCCGCTGGATCCCGGCCCGATGGCACCCCACTTCCACGCCGAGGACGGGGATCATGATCACCCCCACGATCACGACCACCCGCACCCGCACGAACCCGCGCCCGCTGGATGACGCGGATCAGCATCGCGCGAGCCGGGAGCGGTCCGGTGCGGGTGAAGGTCACCCAGGGGCTGCTCCAAGCGCGCACGATCCACCGCTCCGCGACAGGTGCGCACCTCGCGCTGGTCGCGGGCGGGGCCGTGCTCGTCGGCGGCGACCGGACGGCGGTGGGCGTCCATGTCGGGGCGGGTTGCACCCTGGAGCTGGAGGACATCGGCGGCACGGTCGCTTATCCGTCGGTCGGGTCGCGCAGCCGCTTCGACGTGAGCATCCGTCTGGAGGACGACGCGACACTGGTGTGGCGGGCCCATCCCTTCGTGGTCGCGGAGGGTGCCGCCGTGGACCGGTCGACCACGATCGTGCTGGGCGCCGGGTCCTCCCTGTGCCTGCGGGAGACCCTCGTGCTGGGACGCAGCGCCGAGCGCGGCGGCGAGATCAGGAGCCGGCTGCGGGCGCACGACGCCGGTGGGCTGCCGCTGCACCTGGAGGACCTCGACCTGGACGGCGACCGGCCCCGGACCGGGGTGCTCGGCCCTCACCGTGTCCTGGACAGCGTGCTCCTGCTCGGTGGGCGGCTCCCGGTCGCTCCGACGGACGCGATGGTGCTGCACCTCGGGACGTGCGGCGTGATGGCCCGCGCGGTCGCGGACGCCACACATCGCACGGGGGTCGAGGACGTGATCACCGGCTGGTCGGAGGAACTGCTCGCCGGCGAGAGGCCCCCGGTCTAGTCTGACCGCGTGAGCCACCCTTCCGGGACGCCCCGGAACTGAATCGGCTGGTCGGAGGAACTGCTCGCCGGCGAGAGGCCCCCGGTCTAGTCTGACCGCGTGAGCCACCCTTCCGGGACGCCCCGGAACTGAATCGCCTGTAAGTGTTCGTGGTGGTCGGCCCGGGGCTGGCTGGCAGGGTTGGTGCTGGTAGCCCGGCGCCCGTCGTGGCTCCTGAATCGGCTGACCCCTACGGGGTGTCATTCCCGGGATCTGTCCGGCGGGGACCGGGTGCCGGCGCCAGCCCTGGCCCACCACGATGGCTTGATCAGAAGCATGCCCACCGCCGGAATCACGATCCTGGCGGCGTGGCTCATTACAGGCCCGCCTCGTAGTGGCTCTCATCCTGGGCCCACGCCGGCAACGACGTCCCGCCCCAGCGATTCGAGAGGAACATCGTCATGAACAGTCTGCCTGCCACCGTAGGGGACTTCTACCGATACGTCGTCGGAGTCGACACCCACGCCGCAACCCACTCCTACGCGATCATCGAGGCCCCCAACGGCGGCCTCATCGATCAGAATGTCTTCCCGGCCAGCCCTGCAGGGTTGCGACGCGCACGAGACTGGATCGCGGGCCGCACCGAAGGAGACCTCGACGGTGTGCTGATCGCCGTGGAAGGAACTGGCTCCTATGGGGCAGTTCTCGGCAACGTGCTGCAGCAGGTGGGCTACCGAGTCGTCGAGGCACCGACCCCGCGTCGTTCACGAGCCCGAAGCAAGACCGACGCCCTTGACGCGCTACTCGCCGCCCGATCGAGTCTGGTCATGCCGTTGACGACGTTGCGAGATCGTCGCGCCGGTGAGATGCAGTCGGCGCTGCAGGTCCTCACCGGCGCCCGCGACCAGCAGAACGCCGATAGATTGCCGTGCATCAACGCGCTCACCGCCCTCGTGAGGACCCACGACCTCGGCATCGACGCCCGCCGAGCCTTGACCGGAACGCAGATCGCGAGGATCGCGAGCTGGCGTCGCCGCGAAGAAACACTGGGGGCGGCGACCGCTCGCGCCGAAGCGACACGCCTCGCGAAGCAGATCACGGTGCTCGAGAGCGACCTCGCGGAGAACCGTGAACAAATCACGCATCTCGTGGAGGCTACGGCTCCCGAGTTGCTGGACCTGCCAGGAGTCGGCGCGGTCACCGCAGCCGTGATATTGACGGTCTGGTCGTACCCTGGCCGGATACGCAACGAGGCTGCATTCGCCATGATCGGAGGAGTCTGTCCGATCCCGGCTTCCTCGGGCAACACCACGAGGTATCGCCTCAACCGCGGTGGTGACCGACGGCTGAACCGCGCGCTGAACACCATCGTGCTCACCAGGATGCGAACCGATCCTGCCACCCGCGCCTACATCGAGCGGCGCCAAAGCGAGGGCAAGACTGCCAGAGAGATCCGACGCTGCCTCAAGCGCTACATCAGCCGCCAGATCTTCCGATCGCTCGCAGTGGCCCACCCCGCCCCGGACGTCGCCGCCGCGGCTTGACACAACATAGAAGCATCCCTGGTCTGGTGGAGGCTCTGAATCCACGGGGAGATCGTGGACAGTCATGCCTCACGGCATCTTGGACGATTCGCCGCGCCTCCCCTCGTAGGTGCGAAGACCCCCAAGAATGGCCCGTCCGGTAATCGACGCCGGGGGACCAGTGCCCAGGTGGTCGGGCCCGGGCTCGACGGGTGGGAGTTGAGTCCCGCATAGTGGTGTAGCGCGGTGGCCGCGTGAACGTTTCCGACGTGGACGCGGCCACCGTGTGATCCTTCGAGAAAGCTCTCTACTTCTCACTCGAACGGAGTCATCACGATGACCGCTCCTCATATTGTCGACCCTGCTGGCCTGCTCAGTCACGCCCTGTCCGAGGCGTCGCCCGATCTGATGCGTGATCTGCTGCAGAACACGATCAACATGCTGCTGTCCGCGGACGCCGACCTGGTCGCCGGCGCCGAGTACGGTCGCCCCGCCCCGGACCGCACCACCCAGCGCAACGGGTACCGCCACCGCGAGCTCGACACCCGCGTCGGTACCCTCGACGTGGCCGTGCCCAAGCTCCGCTCGGGCACCTATTTCCCGCATTGGCTGCTCGAGCGCCGCAAGCGCGCCGAGGCCGCGCTGATCACCGTGATCGCGGACTGCTACCTCGCCGGCGTCTCCACCCGCCGGATGGACAAGCTCGTCAAGACTTTGGGCATCGACGGGCTCTCGAAGTCGCAGGTCTCCCGGATGGCAGCCGAGCTGGATGAGCAGGTCAAAGCGTTCCGCCACCGGCCCCTGGACGAGTCGGGGCCGTTCACCTTCGTGGCCGCCGACGCGCTGTCGATGAAGGTCCGCGAGGGCGGACGCGTCATAGGCGCGGTGGTGCTGGTCGCCACCGGCGTCAACAACGACGGCCACCGCGAATGCCTGGGCATGCAGGTCGCCACCAGCGAGACCGCGGCGGCGTGGAACACGTTCTTCGCCGACCTCGTCGCCCGCGGCCTCACGGGAGTGCGTCTGGTGACCAGCGATGCCCACCGCGGGCTCACCGAGGCGATCGCGGCGAACCTGCCCGGCACGAGCTGGCAGCGGTGCCGCACCCACTACGCCGCGAACCTGATGAGCGCGTGCCCGAAGACGGCGTGGCCAGCAGTGAAGGCCGGGCTGCATGCGGTCTATGACCAGCCCGACGCGGCCTCGGTCAACGCTCAGTTCGACCGGCTGCTGGAACAGACCAGCGAACGCTGGCCCGACCTCGCCGACCACCTCGCCGGAGCCCGGGAGGACCTGCTGGCCTTCACCAGCTTCCCCAAAGAGATCTGGCGTCAGATCTGGTCGAACAACCCCCAAGAGCGACTGAACCGCGAGATCCGCCGCCGCACCGACGCGGTCAGCATCTTCCCCAACCGCGCCGCAGTCACCCGGCTCGTCGGCGCGGTCCTGGCCGAGCAGACCGACGAATGGTTAGAGGGACGCCGCTACCTCGGCCTCGACGTCCTCCGCCGCTCCCAGCTCCTCCTGGTCACCACCAGCCCCGACCACCAGGAGGTAACCCCCACAGACCACCCGGACACCCTCACCGCCTGACCCCTACCCCGGAACATCGAAGGAAAACACCGCTACACCACTACCCAGGACTTGACCCGGGTGGGGGTCACTCCATAACTGCGAAGTCATCCGAGTACTGCTCAGTGCGATAGAACACTTGCACCAGACCGACGCCGCGGATCTCTTGGAGGGCTTCGAGGTGGGGATGGGCTGGCGATGCTCGCGCGAGCGGAGCGAGCTGCGACCGCGGAGGACCAGTGGGGCACGACGGCGCCCTCCATCGAGCTGATCGCGCAGCTCGGCGAGGACCTGGTGATCACCATGTCGGGGACGATCGACGTCTTCGACACCGCAGAGTCCTTCGCGGACGAGTTCCGTGACCTGCCCGGGCTCCTGGGGACCCTCGATCTCGACGACGCCCATCTCGCCAGCGGGTGTTCCATCCCCCGCACCGGGAAGGCCCAGACGCTGGAGTGGATGTGGGCGACCCGCTTCGACGGGGCGGACGACCACGCCTCCCGCGGCGCCGTGCGCGTGCAGGGCGATGCGGTGGACTATGCGCAGGGGCTGCTCGACGGTGCCGCCGATGCCGACACCGCGATCGTGGTCAGGAGGGCGGAGCCCGACGGTGACCTGATCGTGGTGACCCTCTCGCACGATCCGACCGAGGGACCGGCCGGCTGGGACGACGTGCGGCACGTCCATGCCACGACGGCGTACTCCACCGGCGCCGGTCCCGGTGTCCCGATCGCGACCGGGTGATGGCCAGCGCCGCGGACTCGGCATACGCTTGCCCGATGACTGCTCCTCAGACCGCACCCACCCGCCGCATCGGCTCCCTGACCGCCTCCGTTCTCGGCCTCGGTGCCATGCCGCTGTCCATGGGGCGCGGAGAACCCGCCCCGCCCGAGCGCGCCACGGCCACGATCCACGCTGCCCTCGACGCGGGGATCACCCTGATCGACACCGCCGACATCTATGCCCCCAGCTGGGACACCATGGGCCACAACGAGCAGCTCGTCGCCGAGGCGCTGCGCACCTGGGGCGGCGACCGCTCCTCCGTCGTGATCGCCTCCAAGGGCGGCATCACCCGTTCGGCGGAGGGCGGGGGCCGCGACGGCTCCCCGACCTACCTGCGTGCGGCACTGGAGAAGTCGCTGCGGGACCTCGACGTCGACGTCCTCGATCTCTACTACTGGCACCGCCCGGACCGCAGCATCCGCTACGCCGAGGGCGTCGAGGTGCTCGCCGCCTTCCAGCAGGAGGGACTGATCCGCGAGGTCGGGATCTCCAACGCCAACGTCGAGGAGATCGACGTGGCCCGGGACGTGCTCGGCGAGGGCGGGCTCGCGGCGGTCCAGAACGAGTTCTCACCGACCTTCTTCCACACCAGCCTGCGCGAGCTGCGCCACTGCGCCGAGCACGGAATCGCCTTCGTGCCCTGGTCCCCGCTCGGCGGCACCGGCGGCGGGGCGAGTGCCGTGGGGGAGAGGTTCCCCCAGATCCAGCGCATCGCCGAGGCCCGCTCCGTCAGCCCGCAGCAGGTCGTCCTCGCCTGGGAGCTGTCGCTTTCCGAGCACGTCGTCCCCATCCCCGGCGCCAGCCGTCCCGAGTCGATCGCCGACTCCGCCGACGCCATGACGCTCGACCTCGGCAGCGAGGACCTCGAGCAGCTGAACCAGATCATCGCCTGAGGGCATCCCCGCTCCTCGGTGTCCCTTATCGCCTTGCGGGCCGTTCCACCGCGGGCGTAACGTGAACGCGTCCATGACGGGAGAGGAGACCAGCATGCCCACGACGCATGCAGGAAACGGGGCGGCCGACTCGGCCTGCTCGGTGTGACTCCGGCGTGCCCGCACGCCGTCACGACACCTTCCTGAACTCTCCTGCGCGCTGGAAGCCCCGCCCTGAGCGGGCGGCACCGCGCGCCCGTCGTGAGGACACACTCCATGAGACCCCTGACCGAACACCAGATCCGCACGTCCTTCGTCAACGCCAGCAAGGGCGACGCCCAGCGTGCCGCGCTCCCGGACCTCGCGGCCGTGGCGTGGGACGAGCTGGACTACCTCGGCTGGCAGGACCCCCGCAAGCCGCTGCTGCACTATGTCGCGCTCGAGGTCGACGACGAGCTCGTCTGCCTGCTGCTGCGCGGGACCGGGAAAACGCCGCCGAGAAAGATGATGTGCGCCTGGTGCGAGGACGTCATCGACGGCCTCCACGCGGCGTCCTTCGCCGCCCCGCGCGGCGGCGCCGAGGGCCGACGCGGCAACACCATCGGCACCTCGCTGTGCGCCGACTTCCGGTGCTCGCAGAACGTGCGCCGGGCGCCGACGGCGTTCGAGATGCAGACGGAGGACGAGGCCCTGCTCGCCTACCACCGACAGGAGCGGATCGACGGTCTGCGCGATCGCTCCACCGGCTTCGCCCGCGCGGTGATGACCGGCGCCTGATCTCGGGCCGGGTGCGCGTGGTATGCCCTATGAAGCGGTTAAGCGATTTGCTACGGTCGGAGCCACGACCAACCGCTCGATGAGGAGCCCCGCATGCCGCAGACCGATCCGCGCCCGTCCACGCTGAGCCGTCAGAGCTTCCTGCGGCTGGGGGCCTGCACGGCCGGAACGGCTCTCGCCGCTCCGGCCGTGCTCTCCGCGACCCGCGCCGATGCACTCGGCCCGACCGTCCCGGACCACCGCGAGGCGACGGGCGACCTGCTGCGCGGCACCTCGTCCTT encodes the following:
- a CDS encoding FBP domain-containing protein, giving the protein MRPLTEHQIRTSFVNASKGDAQRAALPDLAAVAWDELDYLGWQDPRKPLLHYVALEVDDELVCLLLRGTGKTPPRKMMCAWCEDVIDGLHAASFAAPRGGAEGRRGNTIGTSLCADFRCSQNVRRAPTAFEMQTEDEALLAYHRQERIDGLRDRSTGFARAVMTGA
- a CDS encoding urease accessory protein UreF: MPNPLPAAATAPAVASATIAMLLADSRLPAGAHVSSNSLEAALRDGLAPSDVGDYLATRMRTVVPVEAGTAVLARRIRFGTVGVDELAALERLRAEWAARTPSRAQREVAEALGDGLRRLADVLWPGAVPPPSRRETPWPRPLVLGLVAVAAGLDGEDLVRLVAYDDAQTVAAALLKLEPGDPRTAASLVLAACALLEPRVAELAALEDPARIPCSGAPLTEGWAEAQSTLPRRLFRA
- a CDS encoding IS256 family transposase, with protein sequence MTAPHIVDPAGLLSHALSEASPDLMRDLLQNTINMLLSADADLVAGAEYGRPAPDRTTQRNGYRHRELDTRVGTLDVAVPKLRSGTYFPHWLLERRKRAEAALITVIADCYLAGVSTRRMDKLVKTLGIDGLSKSQVSRMAAELDEQVKAFRHRPLDESGPFTFVAADALSMKVREGGRVIGAVVLVATGVNNDGHRECLGMQVATSETAAAWNTFFADLVARGLTGVRLVTSDAHRGLTEAIAANLPGTSWQRCRTHYAANLMSACPKTAWPAVKAGLHAVYDQPDAASVNAQFDRLLEQTSERWPDLADHLAGAREDLLAFTSFPKEIWRQIWSNNPQERLNREIRRRTDAVSIFPNRAAVTRLVGAVLAEQTDEWLEGRRYLGLDVLRRSQLLLVTTSPDHQEVTPTDHPDTLTA
- a CDS encoding urease subunit gamma, whose amino-acid sequence is MRFTPGDTEKLMLSVAGMVARDRLERGVRLNHPEAVALLSTWVIERARDGRTVEDLMEVGREVLSREQVLPDVPALLTDVQVEATFPDGCKLVTLHHPID
- a CDS encoding IS110 family transposase; the encoded protein is MNSLPATVGDFYRYVVGVDTHAATHSYAIIEAPNGGLIDQNVFPASPAGLRRARDWIAGRTEGDLDGVLIAVEGTGSYGAVLGNVLQQVGYRVVEAPTPRRSRARSKTDALDALLAARSSLVMPLTTLRDRRAGEMQSALQVLTGARDQQNADRLPCINALTALVRTHDLGIDARRALTGTQIARIASWRRREETLGAATARAEATRLAKQITVLESDLAENREQITHLVEATAPELLDLPGVGAVTAAVILTVWSYPGRIRNEAAFAMIGGVCPIPASSGNTTRYRLNRGGDRRLNRALNTIVLTRMRTDPATRAYIERRQSEGKTAREIRRCLKRYISRQIFRSLAVAHPAPDVAAAA
- a CDS encoding urease subunit alpha — protein: MARISSARYAALYGPTTGDQLRLGDTDLWIEVEEDRTFGGEEAVFGGGKSIRESMGQGTTTRAEGAPDTVITNAIILDWWGVVRADVGLRDGRIVALGKAGNPDVSDGIHPALQIGPSTDVIAGEGKILTAGAFDTHVHLLSPSQIHEALAAGTTTIGGGGTGPSEGSRATTVTPGAWHLGAMHRALDQLPVNVLLLGKGNTVSAEGLAEQALAGAAGYKVHEDWGATPAAIDASLRAADEHGLQVALHSDSLNESGFVESTIAAIGGRTIHAFHVEGAGGGHAPDILEIASLPHVLPGSTNPTLPHTVNTVAEHLDMLMVCHHLKASVPEDLAFAESRIRASTIAAEDLLHDMGALSMTSSDAQAMGRIGEVVTRTWQVAHVMKGRVGPLGDTLPADNERARRYVAKYTINPAIAHGVDAHIGSVEVGKMADLVLWDPRFFGVRPSLVLKGGAMAWAALGDPGASIPTPQPVLMRPAFGDAIGAHLAVSFVAPSAVEDGLRESLGLARELVPVAPTREVTKADMRNNDLLPRIDIRPDTFEIRIDGELVEPSPASSLPLAQLYQMF
- the ureG gene encoding urease accessory protein UreG, whose protein sequence is MPENSHRSPQRSLRLGVAGPVGTGKSSLIATICRALADEIRIGVITNDIYTDEDARFLRAAGVLDPERIRAVETGACPHTAIRDDVTANLAAVEELELDFDPLDLVLVESGGDNLTATFSPALVDAQIFVLDVAGGGDVARKGGPGIGRADLLVVNKVDLAPHVGVDVELMLADATEAREGGPVLGVSRHREDTVTLLRGWVLELLAAHTAGTHAPLDPGPMAPHFHAEDGDHDHPHDHDHPHPHEPAPAG
- a CDS encoding purine-cytosine permease family protein, which produces MSVEVRTEPDVADVQSDASIATKESLEDYTLRFAPRSYRTWGPGVVATSALGGIAYLADFSIGANIAMTHGTVNGLIGIAVAAGIIFLTGFPLAYYAARYNLDLDLITRGAGFGYHGSVITNVIFATFTFILFALEGAIMAQGLYLGLGIPHWLGYLISTVMIFPLVIYGMKILAKLQVATTPVWLVLMVVPVIYLVVSHPESVEAFFTYSGESGSGVSFASAMLAAGVCLSLIAQIAEQIDYLRFMPPRTEKNRRTWWAATILGGPGWVLFGATKQILGMFLAVYLVSTVPGARAVANEPVQQFLVTFQQLMPAWLALVLAVVLVVISQVKINVTNAYSGSLAWTNAFTRVTRRYPGRLVFLAVNLSISLVLMEANMFDVLNGILSFYANLAMSWICVVAADIAINKHLLKLSPKRPEFRRGMLYDWNPVGIVSMGLSGGISIAIYFGAFGAAAQPFSPLFAVGIALVATPLMAVITQGRYYLRRTDDGIDLPMYDEDGNPSSKTLRCCVTGMDFERPDMIASAKPGPDGEKQYLSSLALATDRTGEHVLPKE
- a CDS encoding aldo/keto reductase; the protein is MTAPQTAPTRRIGSLTASVLGLGAMPLSMGRGEPAPPERATATIHAALDAGITLIDTADIYAPSWDTMGHNEQLVAEALRTWGGDRSSVVIASKGGITRSAEGGGRDGSPTYLRAALEKSLRDLDVDVLDLYYWHRPDRSIRYAEGVEVLAAFQQEGLIREVGISNANVEEIDVARDVLGEGGLAAVQNEFSPTFFHTSLRELRHCAEHGIAFVPWSPLGGTGGGASAVGERFPQIQRIAEARSVSPQQVVLAWELSLSEHVVPIPGASRPESIADSADAMTLDLGSEDLEQLNQIIA
- a CDS encoding urease accessory protein UreD; this encodes MTRISIARAGSGPVRVKVTQGLLQARTIHRSATGAHLALVAGGAVLVGGDRTAVGVHVGAGCTLELEDIGGTVAYPSVGSRSRFDVSIRLEDDATLVWRAHPFVVAEGAAVDRSTTIVLGAGSSLCLRETLVLGRSAERGGEIRSRLRAHDAGGLPLHLEDLDLDGDRPRTGVLGPHRVLDSVLLLGGRLPVAPTDAMVLHLGTCGVMARAVADATHRTGVEDVITGWSEELLAGERPPV
- the ureB gene encoding urease subunit beta, producing the protein MGESESPGPGAIRARPGERVLNVRDREEDRLVVVLENTGDRPIQIGSHIHLPDVNTSLAFDREAARGFRLDIPSGTSLRFEPGASRELPLVRLGGTGRVPGLQVRR